A single window of Nocardioides kongjuensis DNA harbors:
- a CDS encoding efflux RND transporter periplasmic adaptor subunit, whose translation MIASLIRRVRPPRRRRRLVLSLVALVLVAGAAGGWLLLRDGEPAAAATTTATVATQTLKQTVTASGTVEAATTADLSFDVSGTVSAVYVEPGDRVKKGQRLAALDDDVLQAELDAAESALDAAQTARSEHLSDGASAEQTSADKAAVLAAESSLAQAEEAVADAVLRSTTAGTVTAVGVEVGDPVGSSGSPSSSGDSGDGTITVVSTGTYVVEASVASSDVQEVKKGLQTEITVSGIDDTVYGTVSEVGLVAEADSSGAAVFPVTIAVTGERDDLYTGTSADIAIVVSQRADVLTVDSRALRTDGDTTYVEKVTDRATGATERVEVTTGEVSGMTTEVLSGLVEGDVVQVPGFSGPGGSGGNEQMQDLRRQIEQGGGFPEGFTPPQGGFPGGAPQ comes from the coding sequence GTGATCGCCTCACTCATCCGACGGGTGCGTCCGCCGCGGCGCAGACGCCGCCTCGTGCTCTCCCTGGTCGCTCTCGTCCTGGTCGCCGGCGCTGCCGGCGGCTGGCTGCTGCTCCGTGACGGTGAGCCGGCGGCTGCCGCGACGACCACGGCCACCGTCGCGACCCAGACCCTCAAGCAGACCGTGACGGCCAGCGGCACGGTGGAGGCCGCGACGACTGCGGACCTGTCCTTCGACGTCAGCGGCACCGTCTCGGCGGTGTACGTCGAACCGGGCGACAGGGTCAAGAAGGGCCAGAGACTCGCCGCGCTCGACGACGACGTGCTCCAGGCCGAGCTCGACGCCGCCGAGAGTGCCCTCGACGCCGCGCAGACCGCGCGCTCCGAGCACCTCTCCGACGGCGCGTCCGCGGAGCAGACGAGTGCCGACAAGGCGGCGGTCCTCGCCGCCGAGTCGAGCCTGGCCCAGGCGGAGGAGGCGGTGGCAGACGCCGTGCTCCGCTCGACGACGGCCGGCACGGTCACCGCGGTCGGCGTCGAGGTCGGCGACCCGGTCGGCTCCTCGGGGAGCCCGTCGAGCTCCGGCGACAGCGGGGACGGGACCATCACCGTCGTCTCCACGGGCACGTACGTCGTCGAGGCGAGCGTCGCCAGCAGCGACGTGCAGGAGGTGAAGAAGGGTCTGCAGACCGAGATCACCGTCAGCGGGATCGACGACACCGTCTACGGCACCGTCTCCGAGGTCGGCCTGGTCGCCGAGGCCGACTCCTCCGGCGCCGCGGTCTTCCCGGTGACGATCGCGGTCACGGGCGAACGCGACGACCTGTACACCGGCACCTCGGCCGACATCGCCATCGTCGTCAGCCAGCGCGCCGACGTGCTCACCGTCGACAGCCGCGCGCTGCGGACCGACGGCGACACGACGTACGTCGAGAAGGTCACCGACAGAGCCACCGGCGCGACCGAGCGGGTCGAGGTCACCACCGGTGAGGTGTCGGGCATGACCACGGAGGTCCTCAGCGGCCTGGTCGAGGGCGACGTCGTCCAGGTGCCCGGCTTCTCCGGCCCCGGTGGCTCCGGCGGCAACGAGCAGATGCAGGACCTGCGCCGCCAGATCGAGCAGGGCGGCGGCTTCCCCGAGGGCTTCACCCCGCCCCAGGGCGGCTTCCCGGGCGGGGCACCGCAGTGA
- a CDS encoding ABC transporter ATP-binding protein, whose translation MSAIIELTGVRKTYRSGSVEFEALRGIDIRIDGGEYVAVIGPSGSGKSTLMNLLGCLDLPTEGRYVLAGEDTSSLDEAALAAIRNRRIGFVFQQFHLLPSMTAWRNVELPLVYAGLPRPERRERAIAALEKVGLGDRVDHRPGELSGGQQQRVAVARALVTEPALLLADEPTGNLDSRSTSDVLGLFDELHATGRTIVLITHEPDVAARAGRNLVIDDGQITVDRPTRVGATA comes from the coding sequence GTGAGCGCCATCATCGAGCTGACCGGCGTGCGCAAGACCTACCGCTCCGGCAGCGTCGAGTTCGAGGCGCTGCGGGGGATCGACATCCGCATCGACGGGGGCGAGTACGTCGCCGTGATCGGTCCGTCCGGATCCGGCAAGTCGACGCTGATGAACCTGCTCGGCTGCCTGGACCTGCCCACCGAGGGCCGCTACGTCCTCGCCGGCGAGGACACCTCGAGCCTCGACGAGGCGGCCCTGGCCGCGATCCGCAACCGCCGGATCGGGTTCGTCTTCCAGCAGTTCCACCTGCTGCCGTCGATGACCGCGTGGCGCAACGTCGAGCTCCCGCTGGTGTATGCCGGCCTGCCGCGCCCCGAGCGCCGCGAGCGTGCGATCGCCGCGCTCGAGAAGGTCGGTCTCGGCGACCGGGTCGACCACCGACCCGGCGAGCTCTCCGGCGGCCAGCAGCAGCGGGTGGCGGTCGCCCGTGCCCTGGTGACCGAGCCCGCCCTCCTGCTCGCCGACGAGCCGACCGGCAACCTCGACTCGCGCTCCACGAGCGACGTGCTCGGTCTCTTCGACGAGCTGCACGCCACCGGCCGCACGATCGTGCTGATCACCCACGAGCCCGACGTCGCGGCCCGCGCGGGCCGCAACCTCGTCATCGACGACGGCCAGATCACCGTCGACCGGCCGACGCGAGTGGGAGCGACGGCATGA
- a CDS encoding ABC transporter permease → MSWWETVRSGLAAIRAHRLRSSLTVLGIVIGISSVILTVGLGQGAQKEVEDQIDALGSNLLIVSPGSTTDSSGVRGGFGSASTLTYADARAIADRGVVPDAVGVAPATTSSVSLVNGDTNWTTSLVGTTTDWLAVRSRELSAGRFFTADEAARGAAVAVIGPDTASELFGRQSPVGQQVTVNGTRVTVVGVLTSSGASSSGSSEDDQAVVPVGTASRLSGSTKDTVSTIYVEAASEARLSAAYQEVQALLANRHDVTTADADFSISTQDSLVETANETNRTFTVLLGGVAAISLLVGGIGVMNIMLVSVTERVREIGLRKALGAAPNVIRRQFLVEASLLGLTGGLVGVVIGIVGAQVLPHFIDQAVAVSALATIAALATSLALGVGFGVYPAGRAARLTPIDALRSE, encoded by the coding sequence ATGAGCTGGTGGGAGACCGTCCGTTCCGGGCTGGCCGCGATCAGGGCGCACCGGCTGCGCTCGTCGCTGACCGTGCTCGGCATCGTCATCGGCATCTCGTCGGTGATCCTCACCGTCGGACTGGGCCAGGGCGCGCAGAAGGAGGTCGAGGACCAGATCGACGCGCTCGGCTCCAACCTGCTCATCGTGTCCCCGGGCAGCACCACCGACAGCTCGGGTGTCCGCGGTGGGTTCGGCTCGGCCTCGACCCTGACCTACGCCGACGCGAGGGCCATCGCCGACCGCGGCGTCGTACCGGATGCCGTGGGGGTCGCCCCGGCCACCACCAGCTCGGTGTCGCTGGTCAACGGCGACACCAACTGGACGACCTCGCTCGTCGGTACGACGACCGACTGGCTCGCCGTCCGCAGCCGCGAGCTGTCCGCGGGCAGGTTCTTCACCGCCGACGAGGCGGCCCGTGGCGCGGCGGTCGCCGTGATCGGACCCGACACCGCATCCGAGCTCTTCGGTCGGCAGAGCCCGGTCGGCCAGCAGGTCACGGTCAACGGCACCCGGGTCACCGTGGTCGGCGTCCTCACGTCCTCGGGTGCCTCCTCGTCGGGCAGCAGCGAGGACGACCAGGCGGTCGTGCCCGTCGGCACGGCCAGCCGGCTGAGCGGGAGCACGAAGGACACCGTCTCGACGATCTACGTCGAGGCGGCGAGCGAGGCCCGGCTCTCGGCCGCCTACCAGGAGGTCCAGGCGCTGCTCGCCAACCGTCACGACGTGACCACGGCCGACGCGGACTTCTCGATCTCGACCCAGGACTCCCTGGTGGAGACGGCCAACGAGACCAACCGGACCTTCACGGTGCTGCTCGGCGGTGTCGCCGCGATCTCCCTGCTGGTCGGCGGCATCGGCGTCATGAACATCATGCTGGTCTCCGTCACCGAACGGGTGCGCGAGATCGGTCTGCGCAAGGCGCTCGGCGCGGCGCCGAACGTGATCCGCCGCCAGTTCCTCGTCGAGGCGTCCCTCCTCGGCCTGACCGGCGGCCTGGTCGGTGTCGTGATCGGCATCGTCGGCGCGCAGGTCCTGCCCCACTTCATCGACCAGGCCGTCGCGGTCTCCGCGCTCGCCACGATCGCCGCCCTCGCCACCTCCCTGGCGCTCGGCGTCGGGTTCGGGGTGTACCCGGCCGGCAGGGCGGCCCGGCTCACCCCCATCGACGCCCTCCGCAGCGAATGA
- a CDS encoding DUF5666 domain-containing protein: protein MSLSLLRPLAAGAVLAVLLTGCGDDVSTPAVSAGTADDTAPSTAGMPGTFGEIAAADGDVLQVRNQMTGQVAVTVTGDTTITSQAAATRGDVAAGVCVVVRSADADDASDAAAVTAASVAVSPAGDEGCTGGFGGPGGGTGRRPADMPTERPSGMPSRPPGGGRGGFGTVGRVSSVTDGGFVVDGPNGSVTVTVGTDTTYTKQVSAAAGALTVGRCVRVQGDADDTGAVTATSVQVSDKVDDQCGL from the coding sequence ATGTCCCTCTCCCTCCTCCGTCCTCTCGCCGCGGGCGCCGTCCTCGCCGTGCTCCTCACCGGCTGCGGCGACGACGTCTCCACACCCGCCGTGAGCGCGGGCACGGCGGACGACACCGCACCGAGCACCGCCGGCATGCCCGGCACGTTCGGCGAGATCGCGGCCGCCGATGGCGACGTGCTCCAGGTCCGGAACCAGATGACCGGGCAGGTGGCCGTCACCGTCACCGGCGACACCACCATCACCAGCCAGGCCGCGGCCACGCGCGGGGACGTCGCGGCGGGTGTGTGCGTCGTCGTGCGCAGTGCGGACGCCGACGACGCCAGCGACGCCGCTGCCGTGACGGCGGCGTCGGTGGCCGTGTCACCGGCCGGCGACGAAGGCTGCACCGGTGGCTTCGGCGGCCCGGGCGGCGGCACCGGCCGGCGTCCTGCCGACATGCCGACCGAGCGGCCCTCGGGGATGCCGAGCCGGCCACCGGGTGGTGGGCGGGGCGGGTTCGGCACCGTCGGCCGGGTCAGCTCGGTGACCGACGGCGGGTTCGTCGTCGACGGCCCGAACGGCTCGGTGACGGTCACCGTCGGGACGGACACCACCTACACCAAGCAGGTCTCGGCCGCGGCCGGTGCGCTCACCGTCGGTCGGTGCGTCCGGGTGCAGGGCGACGCCGACGACACCGGGGCCGTCACCGCCACCTCGGTGCAGGTCAGCGACAAGGTCGACGACCAGTGCGGCCTGTGA
- a CDS encoding biotin/lipoyl-binding protein: protein MAAYGAASDDSVHYGTVAATRGDVSEELTLSGTISPSGTSELAFGTDGTVARVPVGQGDEVHRGAVIAVLDRASLRAAVDRARSDLAEARAQLASDRDAQSSAVDTATSPATTSSDDAKGQGGKPEENPASTGANAELLAQLRTQQDAVVAAQSAATTALATAADRLAEQQKACADPAEVEPEPSDDATEPTPAATGSVATSAVISDACTSALAAVQGAQSAASAAQATLQTALEALGTTLTAALCTAAATPQATPTPSPTPATPSATSTAPSASTRTVTAATLAQDQSTIDKAIASLASARADLRGAVVRAPADGTVVSLGIGADDEVSAGDPVATLVAPGLTTVALEVTADQAAELETGAAVQVTPAGATDALAGTIGRIEHTATSDPDAGTISDPTYAVQVVLDDRDLALPDGLPASVAIEVGSADDVVVVPASAISNGTVTVLDDTGTARRTPVTTGVAGATEVEITDGVDVGDRVVLADLDAALPTGDSSQQGGGLSGFGGDGVRMGPPGGGITIRR from the coding sequence GTGGCGGCTTACGGCGCCGCGTCCGACGACAGCGTCCACTACGGCACCGTCGCCGCGACCCGGGGTGACGTCTCCGAGGAGCTGACGCTCTCCGGCACGATCTCGCCGAGCGGCACGTCCGAGCTGGCCTTCGGAACCGACGGCACCGTCGCACGGGTGCCGGTGGGTCAGGGGGACGAGGTGCACCGGGGTGCGGTGATCGCGGTCCTCGACCGGGCCTCGCTGCGCGCCGCGGTCGACCGGGCGCGGTCGGACCTGGCCGAGGCGAGGGCGCAGCTGGCGTCCGACCGCGACGCCCAGTCGAGCGCCGTCGACACCGCGACCAGCCCGGCCACGACGAGCAGCGACGACGCGAAGGGCCAGGGCGGCAAGCCGGAGGAGAACCCCGCGAGCACCGGCGCGAACGCCGAGCTGCTGGCCCAGCTGCGCACCCAGCAGGACGCCGTGGTCGCCGCCCAGTCCGCCGCGACCACCGCCCTGGCCACCGCCGCGGACCGTCTCGCCGAGCAGCAGAAGGCCTGCGCCGACCCGGCGGAGGTCGAGCCCGAGCCCAGCGACGACGCGACCGAGCCCACCCCTGCCGCCACCGGGTCCGTCGCCACCAGCGCCGTGATCAGCGACGCCTGCACCAGCGCCCTGGCCGCCGTGCAGGGCGCCCAGTCGGCGGCCTCGGCCGCACAGGCCACGCTGCAGACCGCACTCGAGGCCCTCGGCACGACCCTCACCGCCGCGCTGTGCACGGCAGCGGCCACGCCGCAGGCCACGCCGACGCCGAGCCCGACGCCGGCCACGCCGAGCGCCACGTCGACCGCCCCGAGCGCCTCCACCCGGACCGTCACCGCGGCCACCCTGGCCCAGGACCAGTCCACGATCGACAAGGCGATCGCCTCGCTCGCCTCGGCGCGCGCCGACCTCCGTGGCGCCGTCGTGCGCGCACCCGCCGACGGCACGGTGGTGTCCCTGGGCATCGGTGCCGACGACGAGGTCTCGGCCGGCGACCCCGTGGCCACCCTGGTCGCGCCCGGCCTGACCACGGTCGCGCTCGAGGTGACCGCCGACCAGGCAGCCGAGCTGGAGACCGGCGCGGCGGTGCAGGTCACGCCGGCCGGCGCCACCGACGCCCTGGCCGGGACGATCGGACGGATCGAGCACACCGCGACCAGCGACCCGGACGCGGGCACGATCTCGGACCCGACGTACGCCGTGCAGGTCGTCCTCGACGACCGCGACCTCGCTCTGCCCGACGGCCTGCCGGCCAGCGTCGCCATCGAGGTCGGTTCGGCCGACGACGTCGTCGTGGTGCCCGCGTCGGCGATCAGCAACGGCACCGTCACCGTGCTCGACGACACCGGCACCGCCCGGCGTACCCCGGTCACCACCGGTGTCGCTGGTGCCACCGAGGTCGAGATCACCGACGGCGTCGACGTGGGGGACCGGGTCGTGCTCGCCGATCTCGATGCCGCACTTCCGACCGGCGACTCGAGCCAGCAGGGCGGTGGCCTCAGTGGCTTCGGCGGTGATGGCGTGAGGATGGGACCTCCCGGAGGAGGCATCACGATCCGCCGGTGA
- a CDS encoding phosphotransferase codes for MSTSTWTSALWATEQFRAELCAFLTAAVGTPERVEVVALRPWSALWRVAAGGRTSYAKQNCPGQAHEARLVARLAQVAPDHVVPVLAADADRDLLLTADLGPTVHQRGGAGDPAIWARIAAGAADLQRRLVGRIEDLHLTVLAPADATTYVADAVGRLTALGPDDPRRLAPEVAVLLEALLPTVERWSDRVEDLELPLTLLHNDLHAENVVLAPDGGLRFLDFGDAVVGDPLAGLYVPLAMARESLGLPTDDPVLWRIADAALEVWSDLASPADLRAALPAALQLGRLARVESWRRCVATMTPGERVEFGSAPAVRLASLLDPPPVGGRAALG; via the coding sequence GTGAGCACGAGCACCTGGACCAGCGCGCTGTGGGCGACGGAGCAGTTCCGCGCCGAGCTGTGCGCGTTCCTGACCGCCGCGGTCGGGACCCCCGAGCGGGTCGAGGTGGTCGCGCTGCGGCCGTGGTCGGCGCTGTGGCGGGTCGCGGCGGGTGGCCGGACGTCGTACGCCAAGCAGAACTGTCCCGGCCAGGCCCACGAGGCCCGGCTGGTCGCGCGACTCGCGCAGGTCGCCCCCGACCACGTCGTCCCGGTGCTCGCCGCCGACGCCGACCGCGACCTGCTGCTCACCGCCGACCTCGGCCCGACCGTGCACCAGCGCGGGGGAGCGGGCGATCCCGCGATCTGGGCCCGGATCGCCGCCGGCGCGGCAGACCTGCAGCGCCGCCTGGTCGGCAGGATCGAGGACCTCCACCTGACCGTCCTCGCCCCGGCCGACGCCACGACGTACGTCGCCGACGCGGTCGGCCGCCTCACCGCGCTCGGCCCCGACGACCCGCGCCGGCTGGCACCCGAGGTCGCCGTGCTGCTCGAGGCGCTGCTGCCGACGGTCGAGCGCTGGTCCGACCGGGTCGAGGACCTCGAGCTCCCGCTCACCCTGCTGCACAACGACCTGCACGCCGAGAACGTCGTGCTCGCCCCTGACGGCGGGCTGCGCTTCCTCGACTTCGGCGACGCCGTCGTCGGCGACCCGCTCGCCGGCCTCTACGTCCCCCTCGCCATGGCCCGCGAGTCCCTCGGGCTCCCCACCGACGACCCCGTCCTGTGGCGGATCGCCGACGCCGCCCTCGAGGTCTGGTCCGACCTCGCCAGCCCGGCCGACCTGCGCGCCGCCCTGCCCGCCGCGCTCCAGCTCGGCCGCCTGGCCCGCGTCGAGTCGTGGCGCCGGTGCGTGGCCACGATGACGCCCGGGGAACGCGTCGAGTTCGGCTCCGCGCCCGCCGTCCGCCTGGCGTCGCTGCTCGACCCGCCGCCGGTGGGCGGGCGCGCCGCACTAGGGTGA
- a CDS encoding PIG-L deacetylase family protein has translation MAENPSPLQPLDETWERALCVVAHPDDMEFGAAAAVARWTGQGKSVAYCMVTSGEAGIDGLDPDACREVREAEQVASARVVGVDVVDFLHQPDGVLEYGVALRAVIAAAVRRHRPDVVITGNFRDTWGGRNLNQADHIAVGRAVVDAVRDAGNRWVFADQLGGADGLEPWGGVREVWAFGSPDSTHAVDTTATFDAGVESLEAHAAYIDGLGWENWDPREFLEGMARATGSRLGVTFAAPFEVFPMGWGE, from the coding sequence ATGGCCGAGAACCCGTCCCCGCTGCAGCCGCTCGACGAGACCTGGGAGCGGGCGCTGTGCGTCGTCGCCCACCCCGACGACATGGAGTTCGGCGCGGCAGCCGCGGTCGCGCGCTGGACCGGGCAGGGCAAGAGCGTCGCCTACTGCATGGTGACCAGTGGCGAGGCCGGCATCGACGGGCTGGACCCCGACGCCTGCCGGGAGGTGCGCGAGGCCGAGCAGGTCGCCTCCGCGCGGGTCGTGGGCGTCGACGTCGTCGACTTCCTGCACCAGCCCGACGGCGTGCTGGAGTACGGCGTCGCGCTGCGCGCGGTGATCGCCGCCGCTGTCCGGCGGCACCGCCCTGACGTCGTGATCACCGGCAACTTCCGCGACACGTGGGGCGGGCGAAACCTCAACCAGGCCGACCACATCGCGGTGGGCCGCGCGGTCGTGGACGCCGTACGGGACGCGGGGAACCGGTGGGTGTTCGCCGACCAGCTCGGCGGTGCCGACGGTCTGGAGCCGTGGGGCGGCGTGCGCGAGGTCTGGGCGTTCGGCTCGCCCGACTCGACCCACGCCGTCGACACGACCGCCACGTTCGACGCCGGCGTCGAGTCGCTCGAGGCGCACGCGGCCTACATCGACGGCCTGGGCTGGGAGAACTGGGACCCGCGCGAGTTCCTCGAGGGGATGGCCCGGGCCACCGGCTCGCGGCTGGGCGTCACCTTCGCAGCGCCGTTCGAGGTGTTCCCGATGGGCTGGGGCGAATGA
- a CDS encoding DUF72 domain-containing protein, which translates to MGSIRVGTSGWSYASWRGDFYPKGLVQRRELAYLAERLSTVEVNGSFYALQRPSTYHRWRDETPDDFVLAVKGSRFITHLKRLRDVEDGLARFFGSGVLDLGPKLGPVLWQLPASMSYDAALMGSFYRLLPEGVRHVVEPRHRSFCVDEAFAQMREHGIGCVVSDSPGRWPMVEVVTSDVVHVRLHGHTELYASGYAPRSLDRWAEKCRRWAGRADVFVYFDNDARGRAPHDAVALRKRLDG; encoded by the coding sequence ATGGGCAGCATCCGGGTCGGCACGTCGGGGTGGTCGTACGCATCGTGGCGCGGCGACTTCTACCCGAAGGGGCTGGTGCAGCGCCGCGAGCTCGCCTACCTGGCCGAGCGGCTGAGCACGGTCGAGGTGAACGGGTCGTTCTACGCGCTGCAGCGGCCCTCGACGTACCACCGGTGGCGCGACGAGACGCCCGACGACTTCGTGCTCGCAGTGAAGGGCAGCAGGTTCATCACCCACCTGAAGCGGCTGCGCGACGTGGAGGACGGGCTGGCCCGGTTCTTCGGCTCGGGAGTGCTCGACCTCGGTCCGAAGCTGGGGCCGGTGCTCTGGCAGCTGCCCGCGTCGATGTCGTACGACGCCGCACTGATGGGCTCGTTCTACCGGTTGCTGCCCGAGGGCGTGCGGCACGTCGTCGAGCCGCGCCACCGCAGCTTCTGCGTCGACGAGGCGTTCGCGCAGATGCGCGAGCACGGGATCGGCTGCGTCGTGTCGGACTCCCCCGGTCGGTGGCCGATGGTCGAGGTGGTGACCAGCGACGTCGTGCACGTGCGGCTGCACGGGCACACCGAGCTCTACGCCAGCGGGTACGCGCCGCGGTCGCTGGACCGGTGGGCGGAGAAGTGCAGGCGCTGGGCCGGGCGCGCCGACGTCTTCGTCTACTTCGACAACGACGCCCGTGGACGTGCACCCCATGACGCCGTGGCGCTGCGAAAGCGGCTCGACGGGTGA
- a CDS encoding serine/threonine-protein kinase: MTNQRVAGRYTLQEQIGHGAHGAVWAAYDEVLGRTVALKRLGTTAGLDDGEERAEREARLAAQLGHPNVVAVYDLVTDDGGTWLVMERVEGQPLSAMVREAPLSPDDAARLLAPVADALTQAHALGIVHRDVKPSNILAGPDGAKLTDFGIARGSGDATLTRTGLVTGSPAYLAPEVALGGQATAASDVWSLGATIVHLLTGRPPYHRDDLDNGPLAVVYRIAHEDPPAVTGAGWLAPLLPRTMAKDPQARPTMAEVRDQLARTASTADHTMTLAAVPAARRSTGVVVAAVAAAVVLLLVVAFLVLRPGGDDTPAAREPGSSPTTPTETSSAASTPTAAELEQFARTYVATASSDPDRGFTMLTPSYQARSTGYSGFWGSVKKPEILEISADPAQMTVTYRYSYVLKGGGRRTERVTLFLVDQGGNLLIDNAVSG; this comes from the coding sequence ATGACCAACCAACGAGTGGCGGGGCGCTACACCCTCCAGGAGCAGATCGGCCACGGAGCGCACGGCGCCGTGTGGGCGGCGTACGACGAGGTCCTCGGCCGGACCGTGGCGCTCAAGCGGCTCGGCACCACGGCCGGGCTCGACGACGGCGAGGAGCGGGCCGAGCGCGAGGCGCGACTCGCCGCGCAGCTGGGACACCCGAACGTGGTGGCCGTCTACGACCTCGTCACCGACGACGGCGGCACCTGGCTGGTGATGGAGCGGGTCGAGGGCCAGCCGCTCTCGGCCATGGTCCGCGAGGCGCCCCTCTCCCCCGACGACGCCGCCCGGCTGCTGGCGCCGGTGGCGGACGCGCTGACCCAGGCGCACGCGCTCGGCATCGTGCACCGCGACGTGAAGCCGTCCAACATCCTGGCCGGGCCGGACGGCGCGAAGCTGACCGACTTCGGCATCGCACGTGGCTCGGGCGACGCGACCCTGACCCGCACGGGGCTGGTGACCGGCTCGCCGGCCTACCTCGCGCCCGAGGTGGCGCTGGGCGGGCAGGCGACGGCGGCCAGCGACGTGTGGTCGCTGGGCGCGACGATCGTGCACCTGCTGACCGGGCGGCCGCCCTACCACCGCGACGACCTCGACAACGGCCCGCTGGCCGTGGTCTACCGGATCGCGCACGAGGACCCGCCGGCCGTGACCGGCGCCGGCTGGCTGGCGCCGCTGCTGCCCCGGACGATGGCGAAGGACCCGCAGGCCCGGCCCACGATGGCCGAGGTGCGCGACCAGCTGGCCCGGACGGCCAGCACGGCCGACCACACCATGACGCTGGCGGCGGTGCCCGCCGCCCGGCGCTCGACCGGCGTGGTCGTGGCGGCCGTGGCTGCGGCCGTGGTGCTGCTGCTCGTCGTGGCCTTCCTGGTGCTGCGCCCCGGCGGCGACGACACGCCGGCTGCACGCGAGCCCGGGAGCTCGCCGACGACTCCGACGGAGACGTCGAGCGCCGCGAGCACGCCGACGGCGGCCGAGCTCGAGCAGTTCGCCCGGACCTACGTCGCCACGGCGAGCAGCGACCCGGACCGCGGGTTCACGATGCTGACGCCGTCGTACCAGGCGCGGAGCACCGGCTACAGCGGCTTCTGGGGCAGCGTGAAGAAGCCGGAGATCCTCGAGATCTCGGCGGACCCGGCGCAGATGACGGTGACCTACCGCTACTCCTACGTGCTCAAGGGTGGTGGACGACGGACCGAGCGGGTCACCCTCTTCCTGGTCGACCAGGGCGGAAACCTGCTGATCGACAACGCCGTGTCTGGGTAG
- the tyrS gene encoding tyrosine--tRNA ligase — MSVDTTLLDDLEWRGLLAESTDREALRTALSEGSVRFYVGFDPTAPSLHMGNLVQIVTAMRLQRAGHTPFALVGGATGMIGDPRDSGERTLNSLDTVQEWTARVRGQIEPFLSFDGDNAATMVNNHDWTEGLSVIDFLRDIGKHFPVNRMLARETVKRRLESGISYTEFSYVLLQSMDFLTLFRERGVTLQFGGSDQWGNLTGGVELIRRAEGATAHAFATPLITKADGTKYGKTEGGALWLDAEMMPPYAFHQFWLNVEDEKVGELLRVFTFLPREQIEELEARHAEKPFLREAQKVLADEVTTLVHGEAETANAKAAAEALFGGGDVTLLSGTTLEAALGEAGTVDVDGSAGIPDVVELMTLTGLAKSKGEARRTIAEGGAYLNNVRVDDPEHVPALGDLIASSWLVLRRGKKRFAGVRVR; from the coding sequence GTGTCCGTCGACACCACGCTTCTGGACGACCTCGAGTGGCGCGGCCTGCTGGCCGAGTCCACCGACCGCGAGGCGCTGCGCACAGCGCTGAGCGAGGGGAGCGTCCGGTTCTATGTGGGCTTCGACCCGACCGCGCCGAGCCTCCACATGGGCAACCTGGTCCAGATCGTCACCGCGATGCGCCTGCAGCGCGCCGGCCACACGCCGTTCGCCCTCGTCGGCGGCGCCACCGGCATGATCGGCGACCCGAGGGACTCGGGGGAGCGCACGCTCAACTCGCTCGACACCGTCCAGGAGTGGACCGCCCGGGTCCGCGGCCAGATCGAGCCGTTCCTCTCCTTCGACGGCGACAACGCCGCGACCATGGTCAACAACCACGACTGGACCGAGGGCCTGTCGGTCATCGACTTCCTGCGCGACATCGGCAAGCACTTCCCGGTCAACCGGATGCTCGCCCGTGAGACCGTGAAGCGTCGCCTCGAGTCCGGCATCAGCTACACGGAGTTCTCCTACGTCCTGCTGCAGTCGATGGACTTCCTGACCCTGTTCCGCGAGCGCGGCGTCACCTTGCAGTTCGGCGGCTCCGACCAGTGGGGCAACCTCACCGGCGGTGTCGAGCTGATCCGCCGCGCCGAGGGCGCCACCGCCCACGCGTTCGCGACGCCGCTCATCACCAAGGCCGACGGCACCAAGTACGGCAAGACCGAGGGCGGTGCGCTCTGGCTCGACGCGGAGATGATGCCGCCGTACGCCTTCCACCAGTTCTGGCTCAACGTCGAGGACGAGAAGGTCGGCGAGCTGCTGCGCGTGTTCACGTTCCTGCCCCGCGAGCAGATCGAGGAGCTGGAGGCACGCCACGCGGAGAAGCCGTTCCTGCGCGAGGCGCAGAAGGTGCTGGCCGACGAGGTCACCACGCTGGTCCACGGCGAGGCGGAGACCGCCAACGCCAAGGCAGCGGCCGAGGCACTCTTCGGCGGAGGTGACGTCACCCTGCTCTCCGGTACGACGCTCGAGGCCGCGCTCGGCGAGGCCGGCACCGTCGACGTCGACGGCAGCGCCGGGATCCCTGACGTCGTCGAGCTGATGACGCTCACCGGGCTCGCCAAGTCCAAGGGCGAGGCCCGGCGCACCATCGCCGAGGGCGGCGCGTACCTCAACAACGTCCGGGTGGACGACCCCGAGCACGTGCCGGCACTCGGTGACCTGATCGCCTCGTCCTGGCTGGTCCTGCGCCGCGGCAAGAAGCGGTTCGCCGGCGTGCGCGTGCGCTGA